In Flavobacterium praedii, the DNA window GAAAAATTAGAAAAATTTCTATCTGGAAAACCTATTGCAGAGCAAGAAATTGGTTTTGCATTATTGCAAGAAGTTGTAGCTTATGCTGAAACATCAATGTCTAGGCGTAAATTTTTATTGCATTATTTTGGTGAAGAATTTGATAGTGAAACAGGAGAAGGAGCAGATATGGATGATAATGTTCGCAATCCAAAATCAAAAGTGGAAGCCAAAGACGAAGTGCTGAAATTATTAGAAGTAGTCAAGAAAACTAAACATATTTATAAATCCAAAGAAATTGTTTTCACCTTAATTGGGCGTGTGAATGCAGTTATAAATGCTCATAAAACAGATTCCCAATCTTTTTTTGGTTCAGGATCTGATCATGACGAGAAATATTGGATGGCCTTATTGCGACAAGTTCTTGTGTCTGGTTTGTTGTCTAAGGATATAGAAACTTATGGTATTATAGAAATTACAAAAGATGGATTGGCATTTTTAAAAAGCCCACAATCTTTTATGATGTCGGAAGACCATGAATATAATGAATCCGAAGATGAAGCTATTGTGACTGCGGCAAAATCATCAGGAACTTCTGATGAATTATTGATGTCAATGTTGCGTGAATTGCGAAAAAAAGTAGCTAAAAAATTAGGTGTTCCTCCTTTCGTGGTTTTTCAAGATCCTTCTCTGGAAGATATGGCTTTGAAATACCCAATTTCTCAAGCTGAATTGATTAATATTCATGGTGTTGGAGAAGGAAAAGCTAAAAAATATGGTAAAGAATTTATTGAATTAATTAACCGTTACGTAGAAGAGAACGATATAATTCGTCCCGATGATTTGGTAGTAAAATCAACGGGTGTCAATTCCATTAACAAGTTATATATCATTCAAAATATAGACAGAAAGTTGGCACTGACTGATATCGCTTCCGCAAAAGGGTTGAAAATGGATGATTTGATCAAAGAAATGGAGCAAATTGTATATTCTGGAACCAAATTAAATATCAAATATTGGATAGATGAAATGTTGGATGATGACCAACAAGAAGAAATTCATGAATATTTTATGGAGTCTGAATCTGACAGTATTGAAAAAGCACTCAAAGAATTTGATGGAGACTATGATCTAGATGAATTGCGCTTAATGCGAATAAAATTCATTAGTGAAGTTGCGAATTAGTTTACAGAATATAGAACTCAGATTTCAGGAAAAAAGTCTCAAAGTAAAAAATTTTCTCATAAATCAAAAAGCCGATTTTCATTTGAAAATCGGCTTTTTGATTTATAGACCGATAAAGTGCAGACTGAAAACTGCTTTCTGCTGCCTGATTACTGATATACTTCCCCGCGATGTGGTTTCAAAGCATCGCGTACCTGAATCATATTTTCTTCAGCCACTACCATATAAGCTATCGCATACATTTCATCCAAGATTTGGAAACCAGTACTATTTATTGATAGTTTTTCAATGAGTATGTATTCTTTCAAATGAATCTCGTGGTGTTCGGCTGTTTTTGCCGAAGCGGGGCCTCTAAAATCCCATATTAGTTTTATTTTTCTGGACATTATATTTTTCTAAATTTCATTTGATTTTAAAAATGTAAAGTTACAAAGTTTAGTATAATTAATTTTTTGTATATATCGTATATATCGTATATATTTGTGTAAAATTTATTCCCAATGAGAAAATTAATAGACATAGATGAAGCTACTTTGACGAAATTGAAAGTAATTTCGATATTTGAAAAAACAAGTGTCAAGGGATTGATAGAAAATGCAGTGCAAACGTACGTTAAAAATAAGCAATCTAATCAATTTAATAACTTATCTGATGAAGAAAAAGAGGATATGGGAATGCTTCTTTTAATGCAAGAAGCCGATAGAAATGAAAAAGTTAGTGAGGAAGAAATCTTCAAAATGTTAGGTAAATGAAAGTTGAATACTTGAAGCAATTTTCTAAAGATGTATCCAAAATTAATGATGAATCGTTGAAAACTAATTTATTTGATGTTATTATAGTTTTAAAAAACACAGAAAATTTAAATTTGATATCTAATCTAAGAAAGATGAAAGGTCATTCAGAAGCTTACAGAATAAGAATTGGAAAATATAGATTAGGATTTTACTTTGATGGAGAAGTGATAGAATTAGCTAGATTTGCCAAAAGAGAAGATATTTACAAGCTTTTTCCATAATTTCAGAATATAAAAACATGCCACAAGAACTCCTATTACAAGTTTCACCAGAAATCGCTTCCAATGAGTCGTTACTCAAAGATTATTTGTCCAAACAAATAAAAGTTTCGGCCAAAGATATTCAGCATGTTGCTATTTTGAAACGATCCATTGATGCCCGTCAAAAGGCAATCAAAATCAATTTGAAGGTTTTGATTTATTTAAAAGGAGAGCCTTTTAAGGAACATAAAATAGAACTTCCCGATTATAAGAATGTATCATCTGCACAAGAAGTTATTGTTGTTGGAGCAGGGCCAGCAGGACTTTTTGCTGCTTTACAATTGATCGAATTGGGGTTGAAACCAATAGTTATCGAACGCGGGAAAGACGTTCGTGGTCGTCGTCGCGATTTGAAAGCGATCAATAGAGATCATATTGTTGATGAAGATTCCAATTATTGTTTTGGAGAAGGTGGAGCAGGAACTTATTCAGACGGAAAATTATATACAAGATCTAAAAAACGTGGAGATGTTACCAGAATTTTAGAATTATTGGTTGCTTTTGGAGCTTCGGGAGACATTTTAGTTGATGCTCATCCGCATATTGGAACCAATAAATTACCTCAAATTATTCAAGATATTCGAGAAAAAATTATCGAACGTGGTGGGAAAGTCTTATTCGAAACACGGGTTACCGATATTTTGATAAAGAATAATGAAGTAGAAGGAATTGTAACTCAAAAAGGAGATACTATTTTAGCGAATAAATTAATTCTAGCTACGGGACATTCTGCTCGTGATATTTTTGAATTATTAGATAGAAAAAAAGTACTTATAGAAGCCAAGCCTTTTGCCTTGGGCGTAAGAGCCGAACATCCACAATCACTAATTGACAGCATTCAATACAGTTGCGATTACCGAGGTGAACATTTGCCGCCAGCTCCTTATTCGATAGTGAAGCAGGTTAATGGTCGCGGTATGTACTCGTTTTGTATGTGTCCAGGAGGTGTAATTGCACCATGTGCCACTAGTCCTGGAGAAGTGGTTACCAATGGTTGGTCTCCATCCAAACGAGATCAAGCTACTGCCAATTCTGGAATTGTTATCGAATTGAAATTGGAGGATTTCAAGCCTTTTGAAAAGTTTGGCGCTCTTGCTGGAATGGAATTTCAAAAAAGTATCGAGCAAAAGGCATGGCATTTAGCAGGACAGACTCAAAAAGTGCCTGCACAGCGCATGGTTGATTTTACACAAAATAAAGTTTCATCAAGTATCCCAAAAACATCTTATGTTCCTGGGACTACTTCGGTAGAAATGGGACAAGTATTTCCTGGATTTTTATCTCAAATATTAAGAGAAGGATTTACAGAATTCGGAAAATCTATGAAAGGCTATCTAACAAATGAAGCCATTTTACATGCGCCAGAATCGAGAACTTCTTCACCTGTTCGTATTCCTAGGGATGCTATTTCTTATGAGCATTTGCAAATAAAAGGATTGTATCCATGCGGAGAAGGTGCTGGTTATGCAGGCGGAATTATTTCGGCAGCGATTGATGGCGAAAAATGTGCTTTGAAAATAGCGGAGGTACTGAAATAGCTTTGAAAATGTTTAGATTTATCGCTCTTTGTTATAATCAATTTGTTGTTTAATTAACGAATTTATTCATCTTCTATAGTTATAATTTTACCTACCATATTATGCATTATAAAGCCCCTAGATTTGACACATTTCGTTTTCTTTTGTTTTCATTTTTCATTTTTCTAGTTAATACTACTTTATATAGTCAAAATTTAAATGATAATCAAACTGAAATTGAAGCTATATTAAATTACATAAAAAAGAGTGAAAGGAATAATGAAAAAATAGATTTATACTTTAGTTTGTGTAAACTATATCAAAAGAGTGATATTGTTAAATCCAATTATTATGCCGAGGAATTACTC includes these proteins:
- the recQ gene encoding DNA helicase RecQ, whose translation is MNSNEIDIHKELKKYFGFSQFKGLQEKVITSLLNKQNTFVIMPTGGGKSLCYQLPALIQEGTAIVVSPLIALMKNQVDAIRSLSSENGIAHVLNSSLNKTEITQVKSDITAGITKLLYVAPESLTKEEYVAFLQTVPISFVAIDEAHCISEWGHDFRPEYRNLKNIIKQLGEVPIIGLTATATPKVQEDILKNLDMANATTFKASFNRPNLYYEVRTKTKNIESDIIRFIKQHKGKSGIIYCLSRKKVEAIAEVLQVNGISAVPYHAGLDAKTRAKHQDMFLMEDVEVVVATIAFGMGIDKPDVRFVIHHDIPKSLESYYQETGRAGRDGGEGHCLAYYSYKDVEKLEKFLSGKPIAEQEIGFALLQEVVAYAETSMSRRKFLLHYFGEEFDSETGEGADMDDNVRNPKSKVEAKDEVLKLLEVVKKTKHIYKSKEIVFTLIGRVNAVINAHKTDSQSFFGSGSDHDEKYWMALLRQVLVSGLLSKDIETYGIIEITKDGLAFLKSPQSFMMSEDHEYNESEDEAIVTAAKSSGTSDELLMSMLRELRKKVAKKLGVPPFVVFQDPSLEDMALKYPISQAELINIHGVGEGKAKKYGKEFIELINRYVEENDIIRPDDLVVKSTGVNSINKLYIIQNIDRKLALTDIASAKGLKMDDLIKEMEQIVYSGTKLNIKYWIDEMLDDDQQEEIHEYFMESESDSIEKALKEFDGDYDLDELRLMRIKFISEVAN
- a CDS encoding type II toxin-antitoxin system RelE family toxin; this encodes MKVEYLKQFSKDVSKINDESLKTNLFDVIIVLKNTENLNLISNLRKMKGHSEAYRIRIGKYRLGFYFDGEVIELARFAKREDIYKLFP
- a CDS encoding NAD(P)/FAD-dependent oxidoreductase, with product MPQELLLQVSPEIASNESLLKDYLSKQIKVSAKDIQHVAILKRSIDARQKAIKINLKVLIYLKGEPFKEHKIELPDYKNVSSAQEVIVVGAGPAGLFAALQLIELGLKPIVIERGKDVRGRRRDLKAINRDHIVDEDSNYCFGEGGAGTYSDGKLYTRSKKRGDVTRILELLVAFGASGDILVDAHPHIGTNKLPQIIQDIREKIIERGGKVLFETRVTDILIKNNEVEGIVTQKGDTILANKLILATGHSARDIFELLDRKKVLIEAKPFALGVRAEHPQSLIDSIQYSCDYRGEHLPPAPYSIVKQVNGRGMYSFCMCPGGVIAPCATSPGEVVTNGWSPSKRDQATANSGIVIELKLEDFKPFEKFGALAGMEFQKSIEQKAWHLAGQTQKVPAQRMVDFTQNKVSSSIPKTSYVPGTTSVEMGQVFPGFLSQILREGFTEFGKSMKGYLTNEAILHAPESRTSSPVRIPRDAISYEHLQIKGLYPCGEGAGYAGGIISAAIDGEKCALKIAEVLK